In one Desulfoferula mesophila genomic region, the following are encoded:
- a CDS encoding RecB family exonuclease, with protein sequence MEIEALRKEPHLSASSVAGYLECGLAYRFGKVDGLAPEFTPDVLVFGSAIHEVLAEYYRSMSKGVRLSGDHLKKSFEKQWSERAADNGSIRYKEGTDYRSYLEQGKAMLAVFAAQVPVENCKVLAVEEPFCMNIEGLPAPLIGIYDLVIEDSSGVITIVDHKTSAKSYSVDQVDQNFQMTLYQAAAKANGFAGREILLRLDALIKTKVPKFEQYYTTRSQGDEQGALKRVLVAWEGISKGVYLPASVGSWRCSGCVYQDACGQWMKGEIP encoded by the coding sequence TTGGAGATAGAAGCACTGCGAAAAGAACCGCACCTGTCTGCCAGCTCTGTGGCCGGGTATTTGGAATGCGGACTGGCCTACCGTTTCGGAAAGGTAGACGGTTTGGCTCCCGAGTTTACGCCAGACGTATTGGTCTTCGGATCCGCTATCCATGAGGTCTTGGCCGAGTACTACCGTTCTATGAGCAAAGGTGTAAGGCTGAGCGGAGACCACCTGAAGAAGTCCTTCGAAAAACAATGGAGCGAGCGAGCAGCAGATAACGGCTCCATTCGCTACAAGGAGGGCACCGACTATCGCAGCTACCTCGAACAGGGCAAAGCAATGCTGGCCGTATTCGCGGCCCAGGTGCCGGTGGAAAACTGCAAGGTCCTAGCTGTGGAAGAGCCCTTCTGCATGAACATAGAGGGCCTGCCGGCTCCCTTAATCGGTATCTATGACTTGGTGATCGAGGATTCGTCCGGGGTAATCACCATCGTGGACCATAAGACAAGTGCCAAAAGCTACAGCGTTGACCAAGTGGATCAGAACTTCCAGATGACCCTCTATCAGGCAGCGGCCAAGGCCAATGGTTTCGCAGGGCGGGAGATACTCCTGCGTCTGGATGCCTTGATAAAGACCAAGGTTCCCAAATTCGAGCAGTATTACACCACCAGGTCCCAGGGGGATGAACAGGGGGCCCTAAAACGAGTACTGGTTGCGTGGGAGGGAATTTCCAAGGGTGTTTATTTGCCTGCCTCTGTGGGTTCCTGGCGGTGCTCAGGTTGTGTTTATCAGGACGCATGCGGGCAGTGGATGAAGGGGGAGATACCGTGA
- a CDS encoding GH36-type glycosyl hydrolase domain-containing protein, translated as MRFRMNNHPCVLLGFYKERHDATDARRQLRAKRIWRSANVHKARDGRIEVENITSWFGIFWGAGLGLLGGILSGLAALGYEGLFVGVFGPVIFALATVIGAISGVIVFHILGLGIGNQLVKKLSSRLVPGETVVIVQASPLLVGRAIKALRQGVDTDPALFVFHARHVRFVRASRKNTEVTITKSSTNKAGRFRIADDLTATKVGGGMPLLRILDQSESVTNEVQRELADASRLEQRISQSAEWILDNAHIVQAQIDDVRLNLSKKFYRSLPKLDADPQIPRVYRFALDLVERRDGYLDIHSIGEFLESCQERTPFTIGELWAFPLMLKIALIDRLRWLAEELHHDLHDQQIADFWANRLLVSARLEPTLVFSFLADLAQIRPEPSRHFAARLIGQLHDEAVALVPVVSLLEQKLANKVDEIVLTDKAAQAAANVSIGNCVTSLRMLILLDWREVSEEHSRVERRLAQDPANGYSSMDFETRNRYRGAVEELSRAGGRDEDDVANASVELARKAAEDGAALPLNHVGYYLVGRGRPLLIKSLEVSEPLKRRVLGWVYQHHTPLYLGAIGGLTLSLLCLIVVLGSGFGTGPPMLLIAAILSTPVISQLAVQMVNYLCTRLLPPRLLPKMSFAKGGIPDQFRTLVVVPMLLANEPSLRWEIEKLEIRYLANQDPNLIFALFSDYVDADTAQAVGDELLQVAIDGIETLNQRHGKHCFYLFHRERVWTECEQSYIGWERKRGKLEELNRLISGETQPSEQPIVRVGEAERLTDVRFVITLDSDTQLLRDTGRRLVETLAHPLNCPSLAQEENPDAYAIIQPRVTTTPLFGVNTPFRRLFTDPVGIDPYTRAVSDVYQDLAGEGSYVGKGIYDPRVFHRALNGRLPEQLILSHDLIEGAHVRVGLASDIELLDDFPADYIAYSGRQHRWIRGDWQIARWCLPKVPGPDGKLIVNPLNIFNRWKIFDNLRRSLAPAGMIAFLVASWFNTSAMSVIASAAVGLLFAFPLLSRLLTCLTTRPWPGAISWPELGHDAARMVVEISLTPYQAIRSLDAVIKVLHRLMVSGRHFLQWASAVVPSSKAAVRARAFLALLSLIALAAVGLATLVFLFSPGNFFAAAPFLVLWILSPLSGWWLNQIPKPLAPGAELPIKDVTKLREVARQTWRFFDEFTGTETSWLPPDNFQVSPKTALALRTSPTNIGLGLLGVAAAYDFGFLTIDLVVERTRNTLATVTALERYNGHLLNWYDISTLEPLEPRYVSTVDSGNFLASLWALEMGLAEILGEPLIGPQSLSGLDDTLRLLRKALSPAEDNQPHTNLIETLSRIFSDPPKRMDEIIRRLRSARAPAQQLAAQLRRDENTQAEATYWAGQIESQVASWIALVERYLSWVELLDHDLVGIADLGGPDTHAALLLSLAQAPSLRELAAGKYASLTAFMERYPTNNDNPQLRGNRIAILKGEVAKAQWLAGETLAQAKEAMHEMRELGKGMGMGFLYDAQRRLFNIGYNVSEQRLDSSYYDLLASEARLASFVAIARGDVPNNHWLAMSRPFGSVRGHRVLLSWSGTMFEYLLPLLLQRSFPYSLLDNACRQALTVQKAYAEGLGVPWGISEAAFSDLDAEGTYQYQAFGVPGLGLKRGLADSLVVSPYSTLLALAIDSKSALLNLRALERVGLHGAYGFMEAIDYSRPERRSGEPGVIVHAYMAHHQAMGLLALDNLLNGQPMQRRFHADPRVKATQPLLYERLPLAPPVYKATQREGGYARATVGQSAPPISTFATPHSPAPKVQLLSNGRYSLMVTNAGGGYSRWDDFDLTRWRADVTCDDWGVYCYLRDLKTNQVWSNIYQPVGGPLDKYFVGFASDRAEIRRLDAGIETETEIIVASEDDVEIRRITLINRSNHRCVLEVTSYIELALAQHAVDRQHPAFNKLFIETEALSKQHALLATRRRRDVDEPAVWAMHMLVAKDTKEESLQFETDRGRFIGRGRTTGSPAALYQNLSNTSGQVLDPIFSLRRTLYLEPGGRGEFYLMLGAADTRDGACALAEKYNDAHAIQHQLDRAWDASQLGMRRLRIQPDEARRFQQLAGSMLYPGWQLRTTGERIKKNRLDQSGLWSQGISGDLPIALVTINESRDMGLVRQMLQAHAYWRLHGFKADLVILNQEVGSYEQALNYELRRLIQGYAPHTGIDVPGGIFLRQEDQMPEEGITLLLAVARVVLVGARGPLAAQLATMPHPAWEFPPPLKTQFVGQEPSAPLPFMELDYFNGLGGFTGDGREYVIYLGPDSCTPAPWVNVMANPAFGTLISESGSGFTWAGNSQQNRLTAWGNDPLCDAPSEAVYIRDEESGGFWSPTPLPIRELDAYRARHGAGYTVFEHNSHAIEQEMTVFVPQDDAGGDPLCLKRLRLRNDGSRYRRLAVTFYAEWTLGEHREDTQMHIFTEWDKRSQAIFAYNHYHLQAADRVSFATISPPAHSISADRQEFLGRNGSLADPAAMHRVCLSSRTGTRLDPCAVLQIKLELEPGESREVTFILGQAASAEQARELIARYREAVVVDGALERTRLWWDRTLQTVQVTTPELATNLLANRWLLYQTLSCRIWGRSGLYQSGGAFGFRDQLQDVLALLYSMPQLAREHILLACGRQFPEGDVQHWWHPDSGVGVRSRCSDDLLWLPFAVARYVQVTGDTQLLDEEVNFIQAPLLEDSEHEIFVSPKTSSQSASVYEHCRLAIKKGMTQGPHGLPLMGSGDWNDGMNRIGQDGRGESVWLAWFIVEVLNAFSECSELCGQADDAARFREAAGALAKAVEDQAWDGAWYLRAYCDDGTPVGSAASEEARIDSIPQSWAAICGGADSERTAQALQSAREQLVRTDEKLVLLFTPPFDSSAIDPGYIKGYPPGVRENGGQYTHAALWLALGLIRRGDADGAAALFRLLNPIEHAREPEDVARYKVEPYVVAADVYSLTGRVGQGGWTWYTGSAGWMYRLLIEEMLGLQIHGSELTIDPVLPSAWKTVSLRFYRGKAVYEVTIDNPERVHQGLVWLEMDGRRLGIGEVIQLEELAVKHKIRVRLGTGAANLQGESAIRFGV; from the coding sequence ATGCGCTTTAGGATGAATAATCACCCCTGCGTTCTGCTCGGTTTTTACAAAGAACGGCATGATGCCACAGATGCGCGAAGGCAATTGCGTGCAAAGCGCATATGGCGCTCCGCTAATGTTCACAAGGCACGAGACGGCCGCATCGAAGTCGAAAACATCACATCATGGTTCGGCATTTTTTGGGGGGCAGGTCTCGGGCTTTTGGGGGGAATCCTCTCTGGACTGGCTGCTCTTGGGTATGAAGGACTTTTCGTCGGAGTGTTCGGACCCGTCATCTTCGCCCTGGCTACCGTTATTGGAGCGATTTCTGGAGTGATCGTGTTCCATATATTGGGCCTGGGCATTGGTAACCAGCTTGTCAAGAAGTTATCTTCACGGCTTGTGCCTGGCGAAACCGTGGTTATTGTGCAAGCCTCACCATTATTAGTGGGCCGGGCCATCAAGGCGTTGAGGCAAGGAGTAGATACAGACCCGGCATTATTTGTCTTTCACGCAAGGCATGTTCGATTTGTCCGGGCAAGTAGGAAAAACACTGAAGTCACAATCACCAAATCATCAACAAATAAAGCGGGACGCTTCAGGATTGCGGATGATTTAACCGCTACAAAAGTTGGCGGCGGAATGCCACTTCTGCGAATTCTGGACCAGTCGGAATCAGTTACTAATGAGGTCCAACGTGAACTGGCAGACGCCTCCCGCCTGGAGCAGCGCATCTCCCAATCGGCGGAGTGGATTCTGGATAATGCTCACATTGTGCAGGCCCAGATTGATGATGTCAGATTGAACCTGTCGAAGAAATTCTACCGTTCGCTCCCTAAGCTGGACGCCGATCCCCAAATCCCTCGGGTCTATCGTTTTGCCTTGGATCTGGTGGAGCGCAGGGACGGATATCTGGACATCCATTCGATCGGGGAATTTCTGGAATCCTGCCAGGAGCGAACCCCGTTTACCATAGGTGAGCTGTGGGCCTTCCCTCTCATGCTCAAAATCGCCCTGATTGACCGCCTCCGCTGGCTGGCCGAAGAGCTTCATCATGACTTGCATGATCAGCAGATTGCCGATTTTTGGGCCAATCGCCTTCTGGTGTCAGCCCGCTTGGAGCCAACCCTGGTTTTTTCTTTCCTGGCCGACCTAGCTCAGATTCGCCCTGAACCTAGTCGGCATTTCGCGGCTAGACTCATCGGACAGCTCCATGACGAGGCTGTGGCTTTGGTCCCCGTTGTCAGTTTGCTTGAACAGAAACTCGCTAACAAAGTTGACGAAATCGTACTCACGGACAAGGCCGCCCAAGCGGCGGCAAACGTATCCATCGGCAACTGTGTGACCAGCCTCAGGATGCTGATCCTGCTTGATTGGCGAGAGGTCTCTGAGGAACATTCCCGGGTGGAGCGTAGGCTCGCCCAAGATCCCGCCAACGGGTACTCCAGCATGGATTTTGAAACACGCAACAGATATCGCGGCGCCGTGGAAGAACTCTCGCGAGCCGGAGGCAGGGACGAAGACGATGTCGCGAACGCGTCGGTGGAGTTGGCCCGCAAAGCCGCCGAAGATGGTGCCGCCCTGCCGCTTAACCATGTGGGGTACTATCTTGTCGGCCGTGGCCGGCCCTTATTAATCAAGTCTTTGGAAGTGTCCGAGCCGCTAAAGCGCCGAGTGCTCGGTTGGGTCTATCAGCACCACACGCCCTTGTATCTGGGGGCCATTGGCGGATTGACGCTGTCACTGCTGTGTCTGATAGTCGTCCTGGGCTCGGGCTTCGGGACCGGGCCGCCGATGCTGTTAATAGCAGCGATCTTGTCCACGCCAGTCATCAGCCAACTCGCCGTGCAAATGGTCAACTACCTTTGCACCCGCCTGCTACCGCCACGTTTGCTTCCCAAGATGTCCTTCGCCAAAGGGGGCATCCCAGACCAGTTCCGGACACTGGTCGTGGTCCCCATGCTCTTGGCGAATGAACCCAGTCTCCGCTGGGAAATCGAAAAACTCGAAATTCGCTATCTGGCCAACCAGGACCCCAACCTCATTTTTGCCCTCTTCAGCGACTACGTCGATGCCGACACGGCCCAAGCGGTGGGGGACGAGCTTTTACAGGTCGCCATCGATGGGATCGAAACTCTAAACCAACGTCACGGCAAGCACTGCTTCTATTTGTTCCATCGTGAGCGCGTGTGGACAGAGTGCGAACAATCTTACATCGGTTGGGAGCGTAAACGCGGCAAACTGGAAGAACTCAACCGACTCATCAGCGGCGAGACGCAACCCAGCGAGCAACCCATCGTTCGCGTGGGTGAAGCGGAGCGGCTGACGGACGTAAGGTTCGTCATCACCCTGGACAGCGACACCCAGCTTTTGCGCGACACGGGGCGTCGCCTGGTGGAAACACTGGCGCACCCTCTCAACTGCCCGTCCCTGGCCCAAGAAGAAAACCCCGACGCCTACGCCATAATCCAGCCTCGGGTGACCACGACACCGCTTTTCGGGGTGAACACGCCCTTCCGAAGGCTGTTTACCGATCCGGTCGGTATCGATCCGTACACTAGGGCCGTTTCCGATGTCTACCAGGACCTTGCCGGCGAGGGCTCCTATGTCGGCAAGGGTATCTACGATCCTCGAGTTTTTCATCGGGCTCTGAACGGCCGGCTACCGGAACAGTTGATTCTGAGCCACGATTTGATCGAGGGCGCCCACGTTCGAGTCGGTCTGGCCAGCGACATAGAACTTCTGGACGACTTTCCGGCGGACTATATCGCCTATTCCGGCCGACAACACCGATGGATACGCGGTGATTGGCAGATCGCGCGTTGGTGCCTACCTAAGGTTCCCGGGCCGGACGGAAAGCTCATCGTCAATCCACTTAACATTTTCAATCGCTGGAAGATATTCGACAACCTGCGCCGCAGCCTGGCGCCCGCGGGCATGATCGCCTTTCTCGTGGCTTCTTGGTTCAACACGTCGGCCATGTCAGTGATAGCCAGTGCGGCCGTGGGGCTTCTGTTCGCGTTTCCCTTGTTAAGCAGGTTGCTCACTTGCTTGACGACTAGGCCCTGGCCCGGGGCCATTTCCTGGCCTGAACTGGGTCACGACGCCGCGCGCATGGTGGTCGAGATTTCGTTGACCCCCTATCAGGCCATAAGATCGCTGGACGCGGTCATCAAAGTATTGCATCGCCTGATGGTGAGCGGCCGCCATTTTCTCCAATGGGCCTCCGCCGTTGTGCCATCCTCGAAAGCAGCGGTGAGAGCCCGGGCGTTTCTGGCCCTGTTGTCGCTGATAGCCCTCGCGGCGGTCGGCCTGGCCACATTGGTGTTTCTATTCAGCCCGGGCAATTTTTTCGCGGCGGCACCATTTCTCGTGCTCTGGATACTGAGCCCCTTGTCCGGGTGGTGGTTGAATCAGATTCCGAAACCTCTGGCCCCCGGAGCGGAGTTGCCGATCAAGGATGTAACCAAGCTTAGAGAGGTGGCCAGGCAGACCTGGCGTTTTTTCGACGAATTCACGGGGACGGAAACCTCGTGGCTGCCGCCCGACAATTTCCAGGTTTCGCCCAAAACCGCCTTGGCATTGCGAACCAGCCCCACCAACATCGGGTTGGGATTGCTCGGCGTCGCGGCGGCTTATGATTTTGGCTTCCTGACCATAGACCTCGTGGTCGAACGGACTCGCAACACCCTGGCCACGGTCACGGCACTGGAACGCTACAACGGCCACCTTTTGAACTGGTACGACATATCAACCTTGGAGCCCCTGGAACCGCGCTATGTATCCACGGTGGACAGCGGCAATTTTCTGGCCAGCCTCTGGGCGCTGGAGATGGGCTTGGCGGAAATCCTGGGAGAGCCGCTCATCGGGCCGCAAAGCCTGTCGGGACTCGATGACACTTTACGCCTGCTGCGCAAGGCGCTTTCCCCGGCGGAGGACAACCAGCCGCACACCAACCTTATCGAGACACTGTCCCGAATATTCTCCGACCCGCCCAAACGGATGGACGAGATCATTAGGCGCCTGCGCTCCGCTAGGGCACCGGCCCAACAACTGGCCGCTCAACTGCGGCGGGATGAAAACACACAGGCGGAAGCGACTTATTGGGCAGGTCAGATCGAGTCGCAGGTGGCATCCTGGATCGCACTCGTGGAACGCTACCTGTCATGGGTCGAACTGCTGGACCATGATTTGGTCGGGATTGCCGACCTGGGAGGCCCGGACACGCATGCTGCCCTCCTGCTTTCCTTGGCCCAGGCGCCATCGCTACGGGAGCTGGCCGCCGGGAAGTACGCCTCGCTAACCGCATTTATGGAACGCTATCCCACCAATAACGATAACCCCCAATTGCGAGGCAATCGGATCGCAATTCTCAAAGGCGAGGTGGCCAAGGCCCAGTGGCTGGCGGGGGAAACGCTGGCCCAAGCGAAAGAGGCCATGCATGAAATGCGGGAACTGGGCAAAGGCATGGGGATGGGCTTTTTATATGATGCGCAAAGGCGGCTGTTCAACATCGGGTACAACGTAAGCGAACAGCGGCTGGACTCATCTTACTACGACCTTTTGGCCAGCGAGGCGCGTTTGGCCAGTTTCGTGGCCATAGCGCGCGGCGACGTGCCCAACAATCATTGGCTGGCCATGTCGCGGCCTTTCGGCTCGGTGCGCGGGCACCGCGTCCTGCTCAGTTGGAGCGGCACCATGTTCGAATACTTGCTGCCGCTCTTACTGCAACGGAGTTTCCCCTATTCCCTCCTCGATAATGCCTGCCGTCAAGCGCTAACGGTACAAAAAGCGTATGCCGAGGGACTCGGAGTTCCCTGGGGTATCTCCGAGGCCGCATTCAGCGACCTTGACGCGGAAGGGACCTATCAGTACCAGGCTTTCGGGGTCCCTGGCCTGGGGCTTAAGCGCGGCTTGGCGGATTCACTGGTTGTGTCTCCTTATTCGACGCTTTTAGCGCTGGCCATCGACTCCAAATCGGCGCTATTGAACCTTCGGGCCCTGGAACGGGTCGGGTTGCATGGGGCCTACGGCTTCATGGAGGCAATTGATTACAGCCGGCCGGAACGTCGGTCGGGGGAACCGGGCGTGATCGTGCACGCCTACATGGCCCACCACCAGGCCATGGGTCTGTTGGCCTTGGACAACCTGCTTAATGGCCAGCCCATGCAGCGGCGATTCCATGCCGATCCCCGGGTCAAGGCCACCCAGCCTCTCCTGTACGAGCGGCTCCCTTTGGCGCCGCCGGTCTACAAGGCCACTCAGCGGGAAGGGGGGTATGCGCGCGCCACCGTCGGGCAGTCTGCACCCCCAATCTCCACCTTTGCGACACCCCATTCGCCTGCTCCCAAAGTACAGCTCCTATCCAATGGAAGGTACTCCCTGATGGTTACCAATGCCGGCGGAGGGTACAGCCGGTGGGATGATTTCGATCTGACCCGTTGGCGCGCGGACGTGACCTGCGACGATTGGGGAGTGTATTGCTACCTGAGGGATTTGAAAACCAACCAGGTCTGGAGCAACATCTACCAGCCCGTGGGTGGGCCATTAGACAAGTACTTCGTCGGCTTTGCCAGCGACCGAGCGGAAATACGGCGGTTGGATGCCGGCATAGAGACAGAGACGGAGATCATTGTAGCCTCGGAAGACGACGTTGAGATTCGCCGAATCACCCTCATCAACCGCTCGAACCACCGGTGTGTTTTGGAGGTCACCAGCTACATTGAGCTGGCCCTGGCGCAACATGCCGTCGACCGCCAACATCCCGCATTTAACAAGCTATTCATCGAGACAGAAGCGCTCAGCAAGCAACATGCCTTGTTGGCCACCCGCCGGCGGCGTGATGTCGACGAACCAGCGGTCTGGGCGATGCATATGCTTGTCGCCAAAGACACCAAAGAAGAAAGCCTTCAATTCGAAACGGACCGTGGGCGCTTCATCGGCCGAGGCCGAACCACGGGCAGCCCCGCCGCGCTTTATCAAAATCTTTCCAACACCTCCGGCCAGGTTTTGGATCCAATCTTCAGCCTCCGCCGGACTTTGTACCTGGAACCCGGTGGGCGCGGGGAGTTCTATTTGATGTTGGGCGCGGCCGACACCAGAGATGGGGCATGCGCCCTGGCCGAGAAATACAATGACGCGCACGCCATCCAGCACCAGTTGGACCGGGCATGGGATGCTTCCCAATTGGGAATGCGCCGGCTGCGAATCCAGCCGGACGAGGCTCGGCGGTTTCAGCAACTGGCGGGATCGATGCTCTATCCCGGCTGGCAGCTCAGAACGACGGGAGAGCGAATCAAAAAAAACCGGCTGGACCAATCTGGTCTGTGGAGCCAGGGAATTTCCGGCGACCTGCCCATCGCCTTGGTTACCATTAATGAATCGCGGGACATGGGCCTGGTCCGCCAAATGCTGCAAGCTCATGCCTACTGGCGGCTCCACGGGTTTAAAGCCGACCTCGTGATCCTCAATCAAGAGGTCGGAAGCTACGAACAGGCCTTGAACTATGAACTTAGACGCCTAATCCAGGGTTATGCCCCGCACACGGGCATCGACGTGCCCGGCGGCATCTTTCTGCGCCAAGAGGATCAGATGCCGGAGGAAGGTATTACGCTGCTTCTGGCCGTAGCGAGAGTTGTCCTGGTCGGAGCACGGGGGCCGCTCGCCGCGCAACTCGCCACCATGCCCCATCCGGCATGGGAGTTCCCGCCGCCGCTGAAGACGCAGTTTGTGGGGCAAGAGCCCTCGGCTCCGCTTCCCTTCATGGAACTGGACTATTTCAACGGCCTGGGGGGATTCACCGGCGACGGCCGAGAGTATGTGATTTATCTGGGGCCGGATAGCTGCACGCCGGCGCCCTGGGTGAATGTCATGGCCAACCCCGCCTTCGGCACCCTGATAAGTGAGTCTGGTTCGGGTTTCACCTGGGCGGGCAACAGCCAGCAGAACCGTTTGACCGCCTGGGGCAACGATCCCCTGTGCGACGCTCCTTCCGAAGCGGTCTATATTCGCGATGAGGAGAGCGGCGGCTTCTGGTCGCCGACTCCGCTGCCCATCCGCGAACTGGACGCCTACCGCGCCCGTCACGGTGCGGGGTATACGGTCTTCGAGCACAACAGCCACGCCATCGAACAGGAAATGACCGTCTTCGTGCCTCAGGACGACGCGGGCGGTGATCCTCTCTGTTTGAAGCGCCTGCGTTTGAGGAACGATGGTTCTCGTTACCGACGCCTGGCCGTGACCTTCTATGCTGAGTGGACCCTGGGGGAGCACCGCGAGGACACCCAGATGCACATATTCACCGAATGGGATAAGCGGTCGCAGGCGATCTTCGCCTACAACCACTACCATCTCCAGGCCGCCGATCGCGTGTCCTTTGCCACCATCAGCCCGCCTGCGCACTCGATTTCTGCGGACCGCCAGGAATTTTTAGGGCGTAACGGGAGTCTAGCCGATCCCGCCGCTATGCACAGAGTTTGTCTTTCCAGCCGCACCGGCACCAGGTTGGACCCTTGCGCGGTCCTCCAAATCAAGCTGGAGTTGGAGCCCGGGGAAAGCAGGGAGGTGACCTTCATACTGGGCCAGGCCGCGTCGGCCGAGCAGGCGCGGGAGTTGATAGCGAGGTACAGGGAGGCAGTCGTGGTGGATGGGGCCCTGGAGCGCACCCGTCTATGGTGGGATCGCACCTTGCAGACCGTGCAGGTGACAACCCCGGAGTTGGCAACTAACTTGCTCGCCAATCGCTGGCTGCTCTACCAGACCTTGAGCTGCCGGATATGGGGCCGTTCCGGTCTTTACCAGTCTGGCGGCGCCTTCGGGTTCCGCGACCAACTCCAGGATGTCCTGGCGTTGCTATACAGCATGCCCCAGTTAGCCCGGGAGCATATCCTGTTGGCCTGCGGCCGGCAGTTTCCGGAAGGCGACGTTCAGCACTGGTGGCACCCGGACAGCGGCGTCGGCGTAAGGTCGCGTTGCTCGGATGATCTTCTCTGGCTCCCTTTTGCCGTGGCCCGGTACGTACAGGTCACCGGTGACACGCAGTTGCTCGACGAGGAGGTGAACTTCATCCAGGCCCCCCTCCTGGAGGACAGCGAGCACGAAATCTTCGTTTCGCCCAAGACGAGCAGCCAGAGCGCCTCGGTTTATGAACACTGCCGGCTTGCCATTAAAAAGGGGATGACCCAGGGTCCTCATGGACTGCCTCTCATGGGCTCCGGCGACTGGAACGATGGCATGAACCGCATCGGTCAAGACGGCCGGGGAGAAAGCGTTTGGCTGGCGTGGTTTATCGTGGAGGTCTTAAATGCCTTCAGCGAATGCTCGGAGCTGTGTGGACAAGCCGATGATGCCGCGCGTTTTCGCGAGGCAGCCGGCGCCCTGGCCAAAGCGGTGGAGGACCAGGCTTGGGACGGGGCCTGGTATCTGCGCGCTTATTGCGATGACGGCACCCCGGTGGGCTCGGCGGCAAGCGAGGAAGCGAGGATTGATTCCATTCCCCAATCCTGGGCGGCAATATGCGGTGGGGCGGATTCTGAACGCACCGCCCAAGCTCTCCAGTCGGCTCGAGAACAATTGGTACGGACTGATGAAAAGTTGGTGCTGCTGTTCACCCCGCCGTTCGATTCCTCGGCTATCGACCCCGGCTACATCAAGGGTTACCCGCCGGGAGTCCGGGAGAACGGAGGACAGTATACCCACGCGGCGCTGTGGCTGGCCCTGGGCCTGATACGGCGCGGAGACGCTGACGGGGCCGCTGCGCTTTTTCGCCTGCTCAATCCCATTGAGCACGCCCGAGAACCGGAAGATGTCGCTCGCTACAAGGTGGAGCCCTACGTTGTCGCCGCGGATGTATATAGTCTGACTGGGCGAGTTGGCCAAGGCGGTTGGACCTGGTACACCGGCTCCGCCGGTTGGATGTACCGCCTGTTGATAGAGGAGATGTTGGGTTTGCAGATTCACGGAAGCGAGTTGACCATTGATCCTGTCCTTCCCTCGGCTTGGAAAACAGTTTCGCTACGCTTCTATCGCGGAAAGGCAGTCTACGAGGTCACGATAGACAATCCCGAAAGGGTGCACCAGGGACTAGTCTGGCTTGAAATGGACGGACGCAGGCTGGGCATAGGCGAAGTCATTCAGCTTGAAGAATTGGCGGTCAAGCACAAAATTCGTGTACGGCTGGGAACCGGCGCAGCGAATTTGCAGGGAGAATCCGCAATACGTTTCGGAGTATGA